One window of Mauremys reevesii isolate NIE-2019 linkage group 4, ASM1616193v1, whole genome shotgun sequence genomic DNA carries:
- the LOC120404151 gene encoding perforin-1-like, whose product MPQFSRALRSLPLRYDSTTYQRFLATYGTHYMRQADLGGRVQQLMAIPTCRAVLDGLTANEIKDRLRSQFLQDLGLSQSSQGRGSSQMPYVEKRIQVTGGNSDSNLLFSTKQNANSFSTWMESLKTSPDLVSYSLMPIHTLVTPSDPRREALRQAVKNYVDERRHKKSCPRRCPQGSQVDSEDPCKCYCPGNPFTNSMCCSLKRGMARLKVHELRGAGLWGDFITDTDAYVKVCFQGRELQTEIIDDSNYPTWYKELDFGPVTLPVMLWELSKLELEVWDSDPWEDHLLGRCNTNLEVGRSNTLTCLLDHGHLEYSYTLECGPNLGGNNCHEYVPVRG is encoded by the coding sequence ATGCCCCAGTTCTCCCGGGCCCTGAGAAGCCTCCCACTCAGGTACGACTCAACCACATACCAGCGCTTCCTGGCCACCTACGGTACCCACTACATGAGGCAGGCAGACCTGGGGGGGCGCGTGCAGCAGCTGATGGCCATCCCGACCTGCCGGGCAGTGCTGGACGGGCTGACAGCCAATGAAATCAAGGATCGCCTGCGCTCACAGTTCTTGCAAGACTTGGGCCTGAGCcagagcagccagggcagggggagctccCAGATGCCCTACGTGGAGAAGCGCATCCAGGTGACAGGTGGCAACAGTGACTCCAATTTGCTCTTCTCCACAAAGCAAAATGCCAACTCCTTCTCGACCTGGATGGAGAGCCTCAAAACCAGCCCCGACCTGGTCTCCTACTCCCTGATGCCCATCCACACCTTGGTGACACCCAGCGACCCCAGGCGGGAGGCGCTGAGGCAGGCAGTGAAGAATTATGTGGATGAGCGGAGGCACAAGAAGAGTTGCCCTCGTAGATGCCCACAAGGGAGTCAGGTCGACTCCGAGGACCCGTGCAAATGCTACTGCCCCGGCAACCCCTTCACCAACTCCATGTGCTGCTCACTCAAGCGGGGCATGGCCCGGCTGAAGGTCCATGAGCTGCGAGGCGCAGGCCTGTGGGGAGACTTCATCACTGACACTGATGCCTACGTCAAGGTCTGCTTCCAAGGCCGGGAGCTACAGACAGAGATCATTGACGACAGTAACTACCCCACCTGGTACAAAGAACTGGACTTCGGGCCAGTGACGCTGCCGGTGATGCTGTGGGAGCTGTCCAAACTGGAATTGGAGGTGTGGGACAGCGACCCATGGGAGGACCATCTCCTGGGCCGCTGCAACACCAACCTCGAGGTCGGCAGGAGCAACACACTCACCTGCCTCCTTGACCACGGCCACTTGGAATATTCCTACACGCTGGAGTGCGGGCCCAACCTGGGGGGCAACAACTGCCATGAGTACGTGCCTGTGAGAGGCTga